A genome region from Alteripontixanthobacter maritimus includes the following:
- a CDS encoding HIG1 domain-containing protein, with product MQTFLIVVIVILCILVVVSLVRGIVAFMQSTKLDLNSPTEEARATAMQVKQNKMMFNRIKFQALAIIAVGILLVVSR from the coding sequence ATGCAAACATTCCTCATCGTCGTCATCGTCATCTTGTGCATCCTGGTAGTTGTCTCGCTTGTGCGCGGGATTGTGGCGTTTATGCAATCGACCAAACTCGATCTGAACAGCCCTACGGAAGAGGCGCGGGCAACGGCGATGCAGGTCAAACAGAACAAGATGATGTTCAACCGCATCAAGTTTCAGGCGCTCGCCATTATAGCCGTGGGCATCCTGCTGGTTGTTTCGCGCTAG